GGTCCGGAATCAATACCAACCCCGCCGGCCGTTTGAGAGTCGTCTTATCCGTCACCGGAAGACAATTGACTGTACACGGCCGCGGCGGCGGGTCATCACCCTCGATTTTCCAGGTAGGCGCCACGTTGCCGGCCACGCTGCTGGCATCTTTGAACGCCACAATTCTCCGGCCGACCAGATCCTGAACCACCCTGGCGTCGCGATTGGACACATACAGGATGTCGTGATCAGGGTCAATGGCCAAACCCGTTGGAAAGACCATCTCGGTGAGATTGTCCTGCGTCGAAAACGGATTCGTCGGGTCCGCTGGACCGAGATACCGGGAGGGAGAGACGTTACCTGTCAGCAATGGTGAGCTCGTTCCATCGCCTTCTTGGAACACCGCCACCGAATGGCTCGACTGGTTAACTACATAGAGCGCGCCTTGCTCGAACGAATCACGGCGGAAATACAAGGCCACCGGATGGTCCAACCGGGTCAATGGCCCCGCAATGATGCGATCCGGGGCTTTCAGGCCGGTGACGAAGTCATTCGGGTTGTCGTACACCAAGATCATGTTCGCGTGAAAACTCGCCACGTACAACCGCTGGGGCTCCTGAAGGTCCAGCGCCATGCCGGTGGGACCCAGCAACGGGTTGAGGAGGACTCGGTCAGGCGGCGTGTTGAGCGGGAGTGAATCCTGGCCCACCGACACGTCGAACACCGCAATGTTGGGAATCGGGGTGAGGCCTGCTGCGTCGAACAAGCCCGGCGTCACCACGTACGCCTCGTCAACCCCAGCGTTGTCGACCACCGTGACCGCGAACGGTCCGTGGCTCGGGAACGCGGGACTCAGCACGGGTTGCCCCAGCAAGGTCCTGGTCCCCTTGATCACGCGGAGCGGCGTGATGTTTCCGCCCGCGATCATGTCGCTCTTGGCGAAAATCAGCAGGGACTGCCCCGCGTCGGTGGTCACATAGACTCGATTCTTCAGTGGATCAGGATCAACAAAAATGCCGGTCGGCCGCGCGCCGTCCAAGCCCGTGTTGGGCCCCTCAACGACTATCGGGGTCTGTTGCCTATCGGCATTGATCACTTCCGAGAAGATCAAGATATTGCTCTTTTCGCGATTGACCACAAACAGCCGACCGCCGGGGTTGGTGTCGCCGGTGTTATCACCGTCAAACGCCAGGGCGGTCGGGCCGCAGATGCGGCCGGACGGCTCCGTAGCCGGAGTCAGGCAGGGGCCGTCCGTGGTGCCCCAGAACGTACGGTGGGGCAAAGAGTCCAGGTCCTCTATGTTTTCGCCGTACCCGAAAACTTGGATGGACCAGCCCGTCCGGTCTCCCGGACTGAAGTCATCGCGGTTGGCGACGTACAACAGCTTGTTCCCTTCATCCACAGCGAACCCGAGCGGGCCCCGGAACGTGCCGGGGGCAAGGGTCGCGATGGGGGGCTGATTAGGGCCTTGCGGCGCCTGGGTGATGTCGAACGCGAGAATGTTCTGCGGCAGACACACCGGCGCAAAGGGGTTCGGCAACGCCAACGAGTTCGCGACGTAGAGAATTTTCCGGCCATCCAGGCGCTGCTGGAGCCGTAGCGTGGATGGACCGCAGAGCTGGGTGATGTCGGTGGCCGTCAAGGTTCCCTGGATCGTCCACTCGGGTTCCAGATTGTGCCCGATTCCGTACTCGCCGAACTGCACCGGTTGGTTGTTGATCGTTGATCGTAACTTGTACGCCGCGATCATATTGGCCGACGGGTCCGCCACATACACCAAGTCGTCGTCCGGCCTGTTCGGATCGCCTTGGTCCACGGCGATCCCGGTGGGCGCAACGAGCTGCGTTCGGCCCGCCGTCACCAGCGCCGAGGCCTGGTCGCCCTGGACCTGCGCAATGTCCGGAATCACCGACAGGCTGTTGGCCACCTGGTTGGCGACGTAGAGCCGACCCGCCGGTGGTGTACGGACAAGATCAGCCGTGATGATTTCATCGGATTCATTGCCTGCGAGATCGTGTACCCGCAGTTGAATCTCGTAGTTTGAACTGGCCACCAGGCCTTCCAATTTCAGGCTCTGCTCCCCCACCTTCGACGGAATGCTGCTGAATCCCGCGTCAACATCGCGTTTGTATTCCACGGTGTAGATCAGGTTGGTGGATACATTGCCGGGCAGATCGTACGCAGCCGGGGAGGTCGGGATGCCGTCGCACGTCGTCGCCGTGGTGGGTGGATCATCGTTCCACCAGCACACGGTTACGGTGTCGTACCGGTCTGGGACCGCTAGCACTTTTCTATTGGGGTTCCAGACCGGCTTCTGATCGTCGTACGTGTCGCTGGTGGTAAACCGCCACGTGTACACGTTGTCCGGACTGCCCGTGTCCAAGAAGTTTCCGGCCACGTCGCGCCACCCGTCGTTGAACGTAACGGTGAAATGGGTGTTCGGGGGCAGCAGCGTGGCTGGAGTGATGAAGAGGGTATCGCTTCGACTCTCCCACACCAACCCCAAGGGTTGCGCGCGTAACTGGACCTCCTGCACGGTGCCGTTGACGAACTGGAAAAATCTAAGGTTCCGTCTTTGAAGATCCAGCCGCCCGGCATTCATCTCCTCGCTGAACTCGACGGCGATGATCGCGTTGACGGGCACGGAGGCCTCTCGGTCGGTAGGAGACGTGGCGATGATCCGGGGCCGAGTGACGTCGGTGGTGCTGTCTCCGGCGGGCTCGGCAGCGGGCTGGCCGCCGCCGCAGCCGGCAACGGCAAGGCCCAACAGCCAGCCGAGCGTTAGACCGCGCGAAAAGCGATGGGGTCGTATGGCCATTCGATGGGGGTGCGTTCCACTATTCAAAACCGCGCCCCCACCTGTTTTATTTCCCGGCTTCCCCGCGGGTCAGCCGGGTTATTTGGCGTCGAAGTGTGTTATAAATCAACCGGTTGAAGAAATGCCCCCGCTATCCCTCAAGACCTTGACCGCTTCCCAGCTCGCAGAATTTGTCGCGGCGCACGGCTGGCCCCGCTACCGCACCCGCCAGCTCCTGGCATGGATGTATCGGCACGGGGTCACCCGGTTCGACCAGATGAGCAACCTGGGAAAAAGCGAGCGGGCCCAATTGGAAGAGCTCGCCGTGATTAGGGCGCCCGAAGTCGTGGACGTCCGACGCGACGCGGAGGACGGCACGGAGAAGCTCTTGTTCCGCCTCGAAGACGGCGAGACCGTTGAGTCCGTTCTGATTCCCGACGACGACCGGCTGACGCTCTGTCTGTCGACCCAGGTCGGCTGTACCCTGGACTGCGGATTCTGCCTGACCGGAACCATGGGGCTCACGCGCAACCTGAAGGCTCATGAGATCGTGGATCAGGTCCTGGGCGCCCGCGCGCACGCAGGCCCAGAGCGCCCGATCACGAACCTGGTCTTCATGGGGATGGGTGAACCGCTGGCCAACCTTCCCGCGGTTTGTGAAGCCATCGAGCGGCTCACTGCGGAGTGGGGCGTGGGCTACTCTCCGCGGCGGATCACGGTGTCCACCTCGGGATTGGTCCCCCAAATGGCCGCGCTGGGGGCGTTTCGGCACAAGGTGAACCTCGCTGTCTCGCTGAACGCCACCACGGACCAGACGCGCAATCGCGTGATGGGGACCATCAACCGTAAATACCCGCTGGAGACCTTGTTCGCGGCCTGTCGGGCCTACCCGCTCCCGCCTCGGCGGCGGATCTTCTTCGAGTACGTGCTCCTCGCGGGGGTGAACGACTCTCTGGAGGACGCACGCCGGCTGATCAAACTCCTGCACGGGATCCGCTGCAAGATCAACCTGATCCCGTTCAATCCGTGGCCGGGCGCGCCGTTTCACCGTCCGTCGGATGCGTCGGTCGCGGCGTTCCAGGCCCTGCTGATCGAGGCTCACTTCACCGCCTTCGTTCGTAAGAGCAAGGGACAACAGATCCTGGCTGCGTGCGGCCAATTGCGATCGGCGCACCAACCCCGGGACCCGCTGGTCTCGATCCCATTCGGCCCACGCTGACCCGAGCCCGCGCCCGTGTTGACAAGCTTTGCAACGGGGTGATACAACCGGCCTCTGCGGCTGACGTGGCGGGTGTAGCTCAAGGGTAGAGCACTGGACTGTGGCTCCAGGGGTTGGGGGTTCGAAACCCCTCACTCGCCCCACGCCGCGGAATATTGACCGAGACGTTGCCCGTTCCCACCGAGTCGAGACGGCATCGCGCCTGTAGCTCAGCTGGATAGAGCGTCGGACTTCGAATCCGCAGGTCGGGGGTTCAACTCCCTCCAGG
The sequence above is a segment of the Nitrospirota bacterium genome. Coding sequences within it:
- the rlmN gene encoding 23S rRNA (adenine(2503)-C(2))-methyltransferase RlmN, translated to MPPLSLKTLTASQLAEFVAAHGWPRYRTRQLLAWMYRHGVTRFDQMSNLGKSERAQLEELAVIRAPEVVDVRRDAEDGTEKLLFRLEDGETVESVLIPDDDRLTLCLSTQVGCTLDCGFCLTGTMGLTRNLKAHEIVDQVLGARAHAGPERPITNLVFMGMGEPLANLPAVCEAIERLTAEWGVGYSPRRITVSTSGLVPQMAALGAFRHKVNLAVSLNATTDQTRNRVMGTINRKYPLETLFAACRAYPLPPRRRIFFEYVLLAGVNDSLEDARRLIKLLHGIRCKINLIPFNPWPGAPFHRPSDASVAAFQALLIEAHFTAFVRKSKGQQILAACGQLRSAHQPRDPLVSIPFGPR
- a CDS encoding Ig-like domain-containing protein — encoded protein: MAIRPHRFSRGLTLGWLLGLAVAGCGGGQPAAEPAGDSTTDVTRPRIIATSPTDREASVPVNAIIAVEFSEEMNAGRLDLQRRNLRFFQFVNGTVQEVQLRAQPLGLVWESRSDTLFITPATLLPPNTHFTVTFNDGWRDVAGNFLDTGSPDNVYTWRFTTSDTYDDQKPVWNPNRKVLAVPDRYDTVTVCWWNDDPPTTATTCDGIPTSPAAYDLPGNVSTNLIYTVEYKRDVDAGFSSIPSKVGEQSLKLEGLVASSNYEIQLRVHDLAGNESDEIITADLVRTPPAGRLYVANQVANSLSVIPDIAQVQGDQASALVTAGRTQLVAPTGIAVDQGDPNRPDDDLVYVADPSANMIAAYKLRSTINNQPVQFGEYGIGHNLEPEWTIQGTLTATDITQLCGPSTLRLQQRLDGRKILYVANSLALPNPFAPVCLPQNILAFDITQAPQGPNQPPIATLAPGTFRGPLGFAVDEGNKLLYVANRDDFSPGDRTGWSIQVFGYGENIEDLDSLPHRTFWGTTDGPCLTPATEPSGRICGPTALAFDGDNTGDTNPGGRLFVVNREKSNILIFSEVINADRQQTPIVVEGPNTGLDGARPTGIFVDPDPLKNRVYVTTDAGQSLLIFAKSDMIAGGNITPLRVIKGTRTLLGQPVLSPAFPSHGPFAVTVVDNAGVDEAYVVTPGLFDAAGLTPIPNIAVFDVSVGQDSLPLNTPPDRVLLNPLLGPTGMALDLQEPQRLYVASFHANMILVYDNPNDFVTGLKAPDRIIAGPLTRLDHPVALYFRRDSFEQGALYVVNQSSHSVAVFQEGDGTSSPLLTGNVSPSRYLGPADPTNPFSTQDNLTEMVFPTGLAIDPDHDILYVSNRDARVVQDLVGRRIVAFKDASSVAGNVAPTWKIEGDDPPPRPCTVNCLPVTDKTTLKRPAGLVLIPDPDPGDAVADDRLVVANRDNNSVLIFRGLSALVDAADGSPQPPDDNQAPAWTIAHSSFISPFGVAFDAGTKDLYVSNISDATNSRILVFNLASLVVDTPAPSLQPRVVQGSSTGLLTPHGLALDPQLAP